In the genome of Luteitalea pratensis, the window GGAAGCTCGGCGCCCGCATGGGGAGGCTGGAGGCGCAGGTGCAGGGGCAGTTGCAGCCGCTCGTCGACCGCCTGAACGTCATCGGCGCCGACGCCGCCCGAATCTCCGCATTGGCCGTCAAGCAGGCCGAAAAGGCCGACGCCGCCTTCACGTCCGCCGCCCATCGTGTGGATCAGACGCTCGCCGTGGTGCAGAATGCGGTCGTCGCGCCAGCTCGAGAGGGGATGGCGCTGGCCTCGGCGCTGCGTGCCGCGGTCGGGTCGATCAGGAAGGGCAGTGTCACGCGTCGTCGCCCGAAGGGGAGTGGCGACGAGGACGATGCGCTCTTCATCGGCTGACGCTGGTCTCCGGCGCGAGTCACGCGCCCACCTCGGAGGATGGCGGTCGATGGATCAGTGGGGCACTCGCGTAGCGGCAGCGTTTCTCGCGGCAGGGCTCGCGCAGGCGGGCATCGCCGCGGCGCAGCCAGCGACATCGAATACCGCAGCACCGGTGAAGGAACTGGCCAGCCTGCTGGCAAAGAAGGGCGGAGGCACGGGAGCGCAGTTCGTGGCGGCCGAGGATCCGAAGGACCACAACCGCTTCGTCGCCGCGATGTTGTTGCCCGACCTGCAGCTGCTGCTGGTGTCGGCCGCCTACAAGGCGCCCGTGCTGCTGCGTGAGCGGGTCCTCACCAAGAAGTACCAGGATGCCTACCAGGACCTGCAGGCCGCGTCGCAGGCGGAAGGCAAGCTGGTCATCGAAGACCTCCTCGCCAACGGTCTGGCAGTGAAGCCGGCCAAGAATCAGGCCCCCGACGCCGCGACGATCGCCGGCCGGACCATCACTTTCGATGGTCAGTGGCGCAAGGCGAAGGTCTCCGAAGCCGAGTACACGTCGGCCTTCACGACCGCGGAGCAGGAGTACACGCGCCTGCTCGGGCTCCTCATCGCGCAGGCGAAGGTGCCGTAGCTGCCTCCTCCGTATCGACTTGCGATCTTCGACTTCGACGGCACGCTGGCCGACAGCTGGCGGCTGATGGGAAGCGCGATCGTCGAGGCCGCCGGGCAGTTCGGCTATCGGCGTCTCTCGGCGGCGGAGGCCGAGGCTCTGCGTGGGCAGGACAACCGCGCGGTGATGGCCGCGATGGGCGTCAAGATGTGGCAACTGCCCCGGATCGCGATCCACATGCGGCAGGTGGCGTCCGACAGGGCGGACGAGATCACGCTCTTTGCGGCGGTCGGCGCCATGCTCGAGTCCGTGGCGGCGGCGGGTGTCCGCGTGGCGGTGGTCAGCTCGAACCGGGAGGACGTGATCCGCCGTGTGCTGGGCGTTGACCTGTCAGCGGCGGTGACCGACTTCGACTGCGGGGCGGCGATCTTCGGCAAGGCCACGAAATTCCGCCGCGTGGTGCGGCGCGCCGAGGTGGACCCGGAGCAGGCCGTCGGCGTCGGCGACGAAGCCCGTGACATCGACGCCGCGCGGGCGGCCGGCATCGCATCGGCCGCCGTGACCTGGGGCTATGCGACACCGGCCCTGCTCGCGAGCCGCTCGCCCACGCACGTGGTCACGAGCGTCGGCGAACTGGAGTCCTTGCTGACGGGACGGTAGGGACCGCTCTCCGAGCGGTCCATCCCTCTGGGCCGGGGTCGTGGAGATGGACGCCTCGGAGAGGCGTCCCTACCAACGCCTACTGGCCCGCCGTCGTCTTCTGCGGGGCCGGACGTACCGTCGGGTACGTGATCCCCAACTGCTCGAGGTACGTCTTGTACTTCGTCGGGTCGTAGTAGTACTTCTGCAGCTCCGGCTTGTATTTCTGCATGATCGCCGTATTCAGTTCCACGGCCGGCTTGTCGGTCTCGCGGATCAGCGGCGTGTACTTGCGGTTCTTCGTCTGGACGTTGGTGAAGTAGTCCTTCGCGGCCGCGATCACGTCGGGCCGCAGCAACGCGTCCATCACGGTCATCGCGATCACCTGTGCGCCAGCGTTGACGCCCTTGTGCGCGATCGGCGTGGCCATCGGAATCGCGTTGGCCCAGTTGTGGCCGGGCCCCGCCTGGAAGTTGGCGGGGAAACGCAGGGACACCGTCGGCACGGTCCACGAGATGTCGCCGATGTCGTCCGACCCGCCGCCGCGCCTCTCGTCGTCCGGAATCTCTTCCTGCCCTTTCAGATCGGCAATCTTGGTCGCGAGTCCGACGACCGGCACGCCGAGCTCGGCCTGCGTCGCCTTGGCCAGCGTGACATCGGCCTCGGTCCACGTCGGCAGTCCCACCGCCTTGATGTTGTCGTGCATCGTCAGCGCCAGGGGCTTGTTCATGTGGATCGGCCAGGCCGAGCCGAGGAGCCGCGAGGTGAACGTGGTGTCGGTCATCAGCGCGGCACCCTGCGCCATCTTGTCGCCGATCTCCCAGAGCTTCTTGATCTGCTCGTAGTTGGTTTCGCGGAAGTAGTACCAGACGCTGGCGTTGCGCGGCACGACATTGGGCTGGTCGCCGCCGTTGGTGATGACGTAGTGCGAGCGCTGCTGCAGCCGCAGGTGCTCACGGCGCGCATTCCAGCCGGCGTTCATCAGTTCCACGGCGTCGAGGGCCGACCTGCCGCGCCACGGGGCGCCGGCACTGTGCGCCGACTCGCCGAGAAACGTGTACTCGATCGACACGAGGCCGTTCATCTGGCCCTCGCCCCAGGACGTCACGAGGTCGGTGCCGACGTGGTTGTAGAGGACCACGTCGACGTCCTTGAACAGGCCCGCGCGCACGTAGTAGGCCTTGGTGCCCACCAACTCCTCGGCGATGCCCGGCCAGATGACCAGCGTGCCGGGAATCTTTGCCTTCTGCATCTGCCGCTTGGCCGCGATCGCCGCGACGATGTTGAGCGGCGTGCCCGAGTTGTGACCCTCGCCGTGGCCGGGCGCGCCCTCGATGATCGGGTCGTGATACGCGACGCCGGGCTTCTGCGAGGCCTGCGGAATGCAGTCGACGTCGGAGCCAAGGGCGATCACCGGCGAACCCGACCCCCAGCGCGCCACCCACATCGTGGGGATGCCGGCATAGCCGCGTTCGATGGTGAAGCCTTCCTTCTCGAGGATGCCGGTCAGGTACCTGCTGGTCTCGAACTCCTGGAAGCCGAGTTCCGAGAAACTGAAGACCATGTCGACCATCTGCTGACCGAGGTCGAACAGGGCTTGCGACTTCACGTCGGCGGCCACGGCCGCCTTGAGCGCCGCGAGCCTGGGGTCGACGGGTGCCGGCGTCGCGTCGGGCGCGGCGGTGGTCGCGGAGGACTGCGCTCGCAGCGGCGCACCCGACAGCGATGCCACGGCGATGGCGGCGAAAAGGGAGAGCAATGGTCTCTTCATGCGATGAGTCCTGTGGGTCATGTCGGGGCGGCCGCTTTTGTGGCCCGGTGGATCACCATCTTCGTGCAGGAAGACGCAGGCCCGGGACGGGGTGCGTGTCATATCGCCCCGCCGCGGGGCATTACGGCCCGAGGGCCGGACGGCTACAATGATCGGATGTCTTCCCCGGTTCCGGCCGTCTCCGAGGCGCTGCGGCGCGAAGTGGAGCGGCGCCGCACCTTCGCGATCATTTCCCACCCCGACGCCGGCAAAACCACGCTCACCGAGAAAACGCTGTTGTACGCCGGCGCGATCGAACTGGCGGGGGCGGTGAAGGGACGCGCGTCGCAGCGACACGTGGTGTCGGACTGGATGGACATCGAGCGCGAGCGCGGCATCTCGATCACCTCGGCGGCGCTCGAGTTCGAGTTGCACGGACGCCGCGTCACGCTGCTCGACACGCCGGGTCACAAGGACTTCAGCGAGGATACCTACCGGACGCTGCTGGCCTCCGACAGCGTCGTGATGGTGATCGACGCCGCCAAGGGCATCGAGACGCAGACGCGCAAGCTCTTCGAGGTGGCGCGCCGCCGTCACCTGCCGATGCTGACCTTCGTCAACAAGCTCGATCTGCCTGGACGCGATCCTCTCGACCTGCTGGACGAGATCGAGCGCGTGCTCGGCGTGTCCGCCGCGCCGATGAACTGGCCGATTGGCACCGGCGATCGCTTCAAGGGCGTGTACGACCTGCGGCGCAACGAGGTGCTGTTCTACGAGCGGGTGCCGCGCAGCGCTCGGCGCGCGCCGGTCGTGGTCACCGGCGCCGACGACCCCGCGTTGATCGAGCACATCGGCGAGAACGCGCACCGCGAACTGCTCGATGCCGTGCACCTGCTCGAGGCCGCTGGCACGCGCTTCGATCTCGACGCCTACCTGCAGGCGCGGCAGACGCCGGTGTACTTCGGTAGCGCGCTCACCAATTTCGGCCTCGAGTCGTTCCTCGACGCGCTCGTGCAGTACGCGCCTTGCCCGCAGGTGCGTGAGGGGGAGGACGGCTCACCCATCGACCCGTTGCGTGCCGACTTCAGCGGCTTCGTGTTCAAGATCCAGGCGAACATGAACCCGAGGCACCGCGATCGTGTGGCCTTCGTCCGCGTCTGCTCGGGCGTGCTGACCAAGGACATGCAGGTCGTCAACACGCGACTGCAGCAGAATGTTCGACTGTCACGGCCGAGCCGCTTCTTCGGCCGCGACCGCGAGACGATCGAGGAGGCCTTTCCGGGTGACGTGGTCGGGTTGGTCAACCCGGGCCGCTTCGGCATCGGCGACACGTTGTACGCCGGGGAACCCGTGGTCTATCCACCCATCCCGCATTTTCCGGCCGAGCACTTCGGCGCCCTGCGCCTCCAGGACGTGCGGTTCAAGCAGTTCGACGACGGCGTGCGGCAGTTGGAGGAGGAAGGCCTGATGCAGGTCGTCTTCCCGGTGCATGGAGCCCGCTATCCCATCCTCGGTGTCGTAGGAGCGCTGCAGTTCGACATCATCGAGGCCCGGATGCGCGAGGAGTACGGGGTGGCGTGCCGGGTCGAGAAGCTGTCGTACGTGGCGGCGCGTTGGGTGCAAGCTGACGGCGCGGCCCGCCTGACCCTGCCCAACAACGTGTTGTCCACGACGGACCGATCCGGGCGCCGTGTCCTCTTGTTCCCGTCCGAGTGGGACTTGCAGTTCTGTGAGCGGGAGAACCCGAACGTACAGTTCTTGTCCATGGCCTGACGCCGATTTTAGTCGTCGGGATCCTCTGGCGCGTTTTGGCGTCCAAGCGGGCAGAAGACCTTATCTCCCCGAGGCCCGATGCGACTCCAGACCCTGTTCCTCGCTGCCACCCTCGTGGCGTCGTCCACACCCGCGTTTGCGGGGCCTTTCACCAAGCTGTTCGTCCTCGGCGACAGCGTGTCGGACAACGGCAACCTGTCGGTCATCGTGGATATCAGCGTTCCGGGCCCAGGACCGATGGTTCCGGCGCCGCCTTACGCGCCCGGGCGCGCCAGCGACGGCCTCGTTGCGGCGGAGTACCTCAGCCTGGCGCTCGGTCTCGGGCCCCTCGTACCCGCGGCTGTCGGCGGAACCAACTTCGCCGTGATTGGTGCGGCGACAGGCAATGTGCCACTGATGGGCGGAGGCACAGCCGACAATGTTGCCGCGACCCTCAACAATCTGCCGCCGGGTCTCGTGTTGCCAGCGACGGGCATGCTGAATGCGCAGCTGGGTCAGTATTTTTTCATGAACCCTGGGCCCATCGACCCCAACGCGCTGTTCTTGATCTGGGGTGGACCCAACGATCTGCTCATCAACCCCAGCGCGGGTGTCGCGGGGGCGGCCGCAGCGAATATCGGCACGATGGTCGACCTGCTCTACGGAGCAGGCGCGCGGAACTTCCTCATACCGAACATGGCCAATCTCGCCTTGACGCCTGGCATTGCTGGCTCGCCCCTGGCGCCCCTGGTGTCAGGCCTGAGCGGCGGTTTCAACACGGCGCTGACCGGGCAGCTCAATTCGCGGTCGGCGCTCCCGGGCATCTCCATCACCCGTTTCAGTACCTTCAACTTCTTCAACATGGTGGTCGCTTCGCCTGGGGCATACGGATTCACCAACGTGAATAGCGCGTGTTACACCGGGTCGATCCTCGGCCTCGGGCCAGACGACGAGTTCTGCACGACGTCGGATTCGCACCTGTTCTGGGACCAGAGCCATCCGACGACCAGGGCACACGCGCTGCTGGGCGCGGCATTTGCCGACGCCGTCCAGCCCGCCGCCGTCCCCGAACCGGCGATGACGGCCCTCACCGCCCTGGGCCTCGGCATTGCAGGTGTGAGGGTACGGCGCCGTCGCGCCGCCTAATCGCGCAGCGGTAGTAGGATGCGAGCCATGCGCGCTCGCATCCTGCTGCTGGCCGCCCTGTTCGCGTCGCCCTGCGTCGTGTCAGGGCAAGCACCTCCGGCGGGATCAGCCCCTGCAGCCGTTGTAGCCCCTCCCGCTCCCCAGCCGCCGCCACCGCTGTACGAAAGCCGGCTCGAAATCGTCGACGTCAGCAGTGGCGCCCGGACGGTCGTGCATCGGAGCCCGGTGCGCTTCGAAGCACCCAACTGGTCGCGCGACGGCCGTCACTTGCTGATCAACCAGCAGGGGAGCCTCTACCGCATTCCGGCCGAAGGTGGCTCTCCGGTGAAGCTCGACATCGGCGATGTCGAGGGCTGTAACAACGACCACGGCTACTCGCCTGACGGCACGCTCGTCGCCATCAGTTGCCGTCCCTCGTCCTCCGTGTACGTCGTCGCGGCCGGCGGCGGGGCGCCGCGCCTGCTGACGCCGCTCACGCCGTCGTATTGGCATGGCTGGTCGCCCGACGGCCGGACCCTGGCCTACGTGGGCAGCCGCGACGGTGAATTCGACATCTACACGATGCCGATCGACGGTGGCCCCGAGACGCGCCTGACGCAGGCGAAGGGGCTCGACGACGGGCCGGACTACACGCCGGACGGGCAGTGGATCTATTTCAACTCGGTGCGCACCGGGACGATGCGGATCTGGCGCATGCGACCCGACGGCAGCGCCCAGCAGCAGGTAACCTTCGACCAGCGATATGCCGACTGGTTCCCGCATCCCTCGCCCGACGGCAAGTGGCTGGTATTCGTGTCCTTCGACGCGGCGGTGGAGGGGCATCCGCCGTACAAGGACGTGGCATTGCGGCTGATGGCGCTGGACACCCCCGGGGCCGCCCCGCGGGTACTGCTCGAACTGTTCGGGGGGCAGGGCACGATCAACGTGCCGTCGTGGTCCCCGGACAGCCGCCGCTTTGCCTTCGTGTCGTGGGGGAAGGCGCCATGAATGCCGGGAATGCTGGAATGCTGGAATGTCGAGAGCTTGGGACCTCGACACTTCCGCGTTCGGCATTTCGGCATTGAACGCGTGCCGGCCCGAGGGGCGGCTCGCGGTGTGTCATGTCTTTGACAACTGCCGCGAGGCCGAGCGACGATCCTCGGATGGCCGTGGCCCCTGCCTCGTCGCAAGTCTCGTTCGACAAGTCCCTCATCAAGGTGGTCCTGCTGGAGTCGGTCCACAGGAGCGCGGTCGAGGCGCTGCAGGCCGACGGCTACACGAACATCCAGCAGCATGCGCGGGCGCTCGAAGGCCAGGCCCTCAAGGAGGCCATCGGCGACGCGCACGTCGTTGGTATCCGATCCCGCACCCAGCTTACCGCCGACGTGCTGGCCGCCGCGCCGAAGCTCATCGCGGTCGGCGCCTTCTGCATTGGCACCAACCAGATCGACCTGCAGGCGGCCGAGAGCCTGGGCGTGCCGGTCTTCAACGCGCCGTTCTCCAATACCCGCAGCGTCGCCGAACTCGTCATCGCCGAGGCGGTCATGCTGCTGCGTGGCGTCCCACGTCGCAATGCGCGGGCGCACCGGGGTGGGTGGGACAAGTCCCCGAGTGGATCGTACGAAGTGCGCGGCAAGACGCTCGGCATCGTCGGGTACGGGCACATCGGCACACAGGTCGGGGTACTTGCCGAA includes:
- a CDS encoding HAD hydrolase-like protein → MFDFDGTLADSWRLMGSAIVEAAGQFGYRRLSAAEAEALRGQDNRAVMAAMGVKMWQLPRIAIHMRQVASDRADEITLFAAVGAMLESVAAAGVRVAVVSSNREDVIRRVLGVDLSAAVTDFDCGAAIFGKATKFRRVVRRAEVDPEQAVGVGDEARDIDAARAAGIASAAVTWGYATPALLASRSPTHVVTSVGELESLLTGR
- a CDS encoding SGNH/GDSL hydrolase family protein, encoding MRLQTLFLAATLVASSTPAFAGPFTKLFVLGDSVSDNGNLSVIVDISVPGPGPMVPAPPYAPGRASDGLVAAEYLSLALGLGPLVPAAVGGTNFAVIGAATGNVPLMGGGTADNVAATLNNLPPGLVLPATGMLNAQLGQYFFMNPGPIDPNALFLIWGGPNDLLINPSAGVAGAAAANIGTMVDLLYGAGARNFLIPNMANLALTPGIAGSPLAPLVSGLSGGFNTALTGQLNSRSALPGISITRFSTFNFFNMVVASPGAYGFTNVNSACYTGSILGLGPDDEFCTTSDSHLFWDQSHPTTRAHALLGAAFADAVQPAAVPEPAMTALTALGLGIAGVRVRRRRAA
- a CDS encoding amidohydrolase, with protein sequence MKRPLLSLFAAIAVASLSGAPLRAQSSATTAAPDATPAPVDPRLAALKAAVAADVKSQALFDLGQQMVDMVFSFSELGFQEFETSRYLTGILEKEGFTIERGYAGIPTMWVARWGSGSPVIALGSDVDCIPQASQKPGVAYHDPIIEGAPGHGEGHNSGTPLNIVAAIAAKRQMQKAKIPGTLVIWPGIAEELVGTKAYYVRAGLFKDVDVVLYNHVGTDLVTSWGEGQMNGLVSIEYTFLGESAHSAGAPWRGRSALDAVELMNAGWNARREHLRLQQRSHYVITNGGDQPNVVPRNASVWYYFRETNYEQIKKLWEIGDKMAQGAALMTDTTFTSRLLGSAWPIHMNKPLALTMHDNIKAVGLPTWTEADVTLAKATQAELGVPVVGLATKIADLKGQEEIPDDERRGGGSDDIGDISWTVPTVSLRFPANFQAGPGHNWANAIPMATPIAHKGVNAGAQVIAMTVMDALLRPDVIAAAKDYFTNVQTKNRKYTPLIRETDKPAVELNTAIMQKYKPELQKYYYDPTKYKTYLEQLGITYPTVRPAPQKTTAGQ
- a CDS encoding peptide chain release factor 3, whose amino-acid sequence is MSSPVPAVSEALRREVERRRTFAIISHPDAGKTTLTEKTLLYAGAIELAGAVKGRASQRHVVSDWMDIERERGISITSAALEFELHGRRVTLLDTPGHKDFSEDTYRTLLASDSVVMVIDAAKGIETQTRKLFEVARRRHLPMLTFVNKLDLPGRDPLDLLDEIERVLGVSAAPMNWPIGTGDRFKGVYDLRRNEVLFYERVPRSARRAPVVVTGADDPALIEHIGENAHRELLDAVHLLEAAGTRFDLDAYLQARQTPVYFGSALTNFGLESFLDALVQYAPCPQVREGEDGSPIDPLRADFSGFVFKIQANMNPRHRDRVAFVRVCSGVLTKDMQVVNTRLQQNVRLSRPSRFFGRDRETIEEAFPGDVVGLVNPGRFGIGDTLYAGEPVVYPPIPHFPAEHFGALRLQDVRFKQFDDGVRQLEEEGLMQVVFPVHGARYPILGVVGALQFDIIEARMREEYGVACRVEKLSYVAARWVQADGAARLTLPNNVLSTTDRSGRRVLLFPSEWDLQFCERENPNVQFLSMA
- a CDS encoding TolB family protein → MRARILLLAALFASPCVVSGQAPPAGSAPAAVVAPPAPQPPPPLYESRLEIVDVSSGARTVVHRSPVRFEAPNWSRDGRHLLINQQGSLYRIPAEGGSPVKLDIGDVEGCNNDHGYSPDGTLVAISCRPSSSVYVVAAGGGAPRLLTPLTPSYWHGWSPDGRTLAYVGSRDGEFDIYTMPIDGGPETRLTQAKGLDDGPDYTPDGQWIYFNSVRTGTMRIWRMRPDGSAQQQVTFDQRYADWFPHPSPDGKWLVFVSFDAAVEGHPPYKDVALRLMALDTPGAAPRVLLELFGGQGTINVPSWSPDSRRFAFVSWGKAP